A section of the Stanieria cyanosphaera PCC 7437 genome encodes:
- a CDS encoding class I SAM-dependent methyltransferase, translated as MVAISENMLSVAREKYQTYPNVEFHQASVHSLPFASQSFDVVVSAKFEINRATKVRFGVIWGLMAVTAVPSEIS; from the coding sequence ATGGTTGCTATATCAGAGAATATGTTGAGTGTGGCTAGGGAAAAATATCAGACTTATCCTAACGTTGAATTTCATCAAGCCTCAGTTCATTCACTGCCCTTTGCTAGTCAATCTTTTGATGTAGTAGTATCAGCTAAATTTGAAATTAACCGTGCTACTAAAGTTCGTTTTGGGGTTATTTGGGGACTGATGGCTGTGACTGCTGTACCATCTGAAATAAGTTAA
- a CDS encoding DUF411 domain-containing protein, with amino-acid sequence MSKLVSKITITSMAIASVIGGTIYLTSAQGKSISNNSAIANDTNTATLTSVWDKETEPSYAGTTEMTVYRSPNCGCCGEWIEHAQKHGFKVKDIKTEDMAALKQKYKLPTELASCHTTIIDGYVMEGHIPADDIKRFLSAQPELAGLTVPGMPIGTPGMEARDIKQPFQILAFNERGEVEVFKEYQSY; translated from the coding sequence ATGTCAAAACTCGTATCTAAAATAACTATAACTTCAATGGCGATCGCCTCTGTGATTGGAGGAACAATTTATTTGACTTCGGCTCAAGGTAAAAGTATCAGTAACAATAGTGCGATCGCTAACGATACCAACACAGCTACTCTAACTAGCGTTTGGGACAAAGAAACCGAACCCTCCTATGCAGGAACGACAGAAATGACCGTATATCGTAGTCCGAATTGTGGCTGTTGTGGAGAATGGATCGAACACGCTCAAAAGCATGGTTTTAAAGTCAAAGATATTAAGACCGAGGATATGGCAGCCTTAAAGCAAAAATACAAGTTGCCGACTGAACTAGCATCTTGTCATACAACTATTATTGATGGGTATGTAATGGAAGGACACATTCCCGCCGATGATATTAAACGTTTTCTATCGGCACAACCCGAACTAGCTGGTTTAACCGTACCAGGAATGCCCATCGGTACACCAGGAATGGAAGCTAGAGATATCAAGCAACCATTTCAAATTTTGGCGTTTAACGAGCGGGGAGAAGTCGAAGTATTTAAGGAATATCAATCTTACTAA
- a CDS encoding efflux RND transporter permease subunit — MKTFFTRWSIRNPVITVALYIGVLILSVLTLIVIPVRMMPYVQSPLVAVITRTPGSSPMEVETYISKPIEQRMTVLDGVRFVRSSSQQDLSLVTLQFAWGGDINKAVRDVQSVMKSAEGDLPMDGINTRSYWVLPIDPLNRPVLTLAFKAEGWDRVKLREFADNTLVDRLTSVQDVQSVFITGGYRRQLQVIVDRQKLAAYGLSILQVRDAIDNNNVSKGAGVLTQGEEEILVRADDRALNAQVVRNYPILEMDGQIVYVRDVAEVRDTYEERRSAYRYNGESALAVNVIQKPDSSSPQVIARVRKELEKIESQYPGLEFEEAYDNSFLVELIKDSTTGELLISVALAGLVILLFLEDFRATAIVMISIPTTLALSMLPFIPSSMSLNSSTLVGMMMAIGKLVDDSIIVIDSIDRKLKEDKTPRQAAIQGTGEVFLASAAASLVMIAALMPTILSGGLTGLMFAGLILPMVFAFIASLLVSITLIPLLAAFFLKPIGETQGNRKTWLQWLLTPFRLGFEALEKGYGWLLDICLKNREITLAIATATIVLAFALYPLVPQEMMPLGDSGQFMATIELEAGASFERTNQVAQQFESILLEQPEIEKVSSNVGFEMTRNSTYFSGYSMGSVNTASAIVTLKDLNERNRDIWQIMDGVEAEARRTIPGLRRIAIKEMGVDVMATSAAPIQIAVYGEDLDVLYPLAEKVLKIAEDTPGLVMAHTSSSLSQPEYKLEIDRRRAQELGLNIEQVAEQARYALNGGFTRKYYNRPNLRQNDILVRYHQSDRAYGQNLAATYITTPNGQQVPLSTVATLKREFGPTLIEHINGKRVVYVNGYYRKSSPASMDLSMAIAMRAGEELDFPPGYGLDSMGDMTDMMIEFDRLLKGLIVSIILIYLILVIQFGSFIQPLVMMLSIPLQLIGVFGALLLAKQTLSTVSILGIIILSGISVSAAILLLELILTKRQEGVPRAEAIRQAGPVRLKAIFMTTLTTMIVIVRLAFYPETGMDAYSPIATVILGGLTVSTLLTLIVIPIVYTLVDDITQGLAMFKRRRSPKSVTELQ, encoded by the coding sequence ATGAAAACCTTTTTTACTCGTTGGTCAATCCGCAACCCTGTAATTACTGTCGCCCTCTATATCGGGGTGCTGATTCTTTCTGTTCTCACCTTAATAGTCATTCCCGTGCGGATGATGCCCTACGTGCAGAGTCCTCTGGTAGCAGTAATTACCAGAACTCCAGGTTCTTCGCCAATGGAAGTGGAAACCTATATCAGCAAACCCATTGAGCAACGCATGACTGTTCTGGATGGGGTGCGTTTTGTGCGTTCTAGTTCCCAGCAAGATTTATCGCTGGTGACGTTGCAATTTGCCTGGGGTGGGGACATTAATAAAGCGGTTCGGGATGTGCAAAGCGTGATGAAATCGGCGGAGGGAGATTTGCCGATGGATGGGATCAATACCCGTTCTTATTGGGTGTTGCCCATCGATCCATTAAACCGTCCCGTGCTGACTCTGGCATTTAAAGCTGAGGGTTGGGATCGGGTAAAGTTAAGAGAGTTTGCCGATAATACCCTAGTCGATCGCCTGACTAGCGTGCAGGATGTACAGTCTGTTTTCATTACAGGGGGTTATCGCCGACAGCTACAGGTAATAGTCGATCGCCAGAAGCTAGCAGCCTACGGACTTTCGATTCTTCAGGTTAGAGATGCGATCGATAATAATAATGTCAGTAAGGGTGCAGGGGTATTAACTCAAGGTGAGGAAGAAATCTTAGTACGGGCAGACGATCGCGCTCTTAATGCCCAAGTAGTTAGGAATTATCCCATCTTGGAAATGGACGGGCAGATTGTCTATGTTCGAGATGTGGCAGAAGTAAGGGATACTTATGAAGAACGACGCAGTGCCTATCGTTATAATGGGGAATCTGCTTTAGCAGTTAATGTCATTCAAAAACCTGATTCTAGTTCCCCACAAGTAATTGCCAGAGTGAGAAAGGAACTGGAAAAAATTGAATCTCAGTATCCAGGGTTAGAGTTTGAAGAGGCTTATGATAACTCTTTCTTAGTAGAGTTAATCAAAGATAGCACTACAGGAGAATTATTAATCAGTGTGGCATTGGCGGGGTTAGTAATTCTGCTGTTTTTAGAAGATTTTCGGGCAACGGCGATCGTCATGATTTCTATTCCCACTACTCTCGCTCTTTCCATGCTGCCCTTTATTCCTTCCTCGATGTCCCTCAACTCTTCAACTTTAGTGGGGATGATGATGGCAATTGGGAAATTGGTGGATGATTCGATTATTGTCATTGACTCGATTGATCGCAAGTTAAAAGAAGATAAAACACCCCGACAAGCAGCCATTCAAGGTACGGGTGAAGTATTTCTCGCCAGTGCTGCTGCTAGCTTGGTGATGATTGCAGCTTTAATGCCTACCATTCTCTCTGGTGGTTTGACGGGGTTGATGTTTGCAGGGTTAATCTTACCGATGGTGTTTGCTTTTATTGCCTCGCTGTTGGTTTCAATTACCCTGATTCCTCTATTGGCAGCTTTTTTCCTCAAACCAATCGGGGAAACACAGGGAAATCGTAAGACATGGTTGCAATGGTTATTAACTCCTTTCCGTTTGGGTTTTGAGGCATTAGAAAAGGGTTACGGTTGGTTATTAGATATCTGCTTGAAAAATCGGGAAATTACCCTAGCGATCGCTACTGCTACCATTGTGTTAGCCTTTGCTCTTTATCCCCTAGTTCCTCAAGAGATGATGCCTCTGGGAGATTCGGGACAATTTATGGCAACCATCGAACTAGAAGCAGGAGCATCTTTTGAACGAACCAACCAGGTAGCACAACAGTTTGAATCGATACTGTTAGAACAGCCTGAAATTGAAAAAGTATCTTCTAATGTTGGTTTTGAAATGACTCGTAACAGTACCTACTTTAGCGGTTACAGTATGGGTAGCGTTAATACAGCTTCGGCGATCGTCACTCTCAAAGATTTGAATGAACGTAACCGTGATATTTGGCAGATTATGGATGGGGTGGAAGCTGAGGCTCGTCGCACTATCCCTGGTTTACGGCGCATTGCCATTAAGGAAATGGGGGTAGACGTAATGGCAACTTCTGCTGCACCGATTCAAATTGCGGTATACGGCGAAGATTTAGATGTTCTTTACCCTCTAGCAGAAAAAGTCTTAAAAATTGCCGAAGACACCCCTGGATTGGTAATGGCACATACCAGTTCTTCTCTATCTCAACCCGAATATAAACTAGAGATAGATCGCCGTCGCGCTCAGGAATTGGGCTTAAATATCGAACAAGTAGCCGAACAAGCCCGTTACGCTCTCAATGGTGGTTTTACTCGTAAATATTATAATCGTCCCAACCTCAGACAGAATGATATTTTAGTCCGCTACCACCAAAGCGATCGCGCTTACGGTCAGAATCTCGCTGCTACCTACATTACAACCCCCAACGGACAGCAAGTACCTTTAAGTACCGTTGCCACTTTAAAACGGGAATTTGGTCCGACTTTAATCGAACACATTAACGGCAAACGAGTAGTCTACGTCAACGGTTACTATCGTAAATCCAGTCCTGCTTCGATGGATTTATCAATGGCGATCGCTATGCGGGCGGGAGAAGAATTAGATTTCCCTCCAGGCTACGGTTTAGATTCGATGGGGGATATGACCGATATGATGATTGAATTTGATCGCCTTCTTAAAGGGTTAATCGTTTCCATCATTTTGATTTACTTAATCTTGGTAATTCAATTCGGTTCGTTTATTCAACCCTTAGTTATGATGCTGTCAATTCCCCTACAGTTAATCGGCGTATTTGGCGCATTGTTACTGGCAAAACAAACTCTTTCGACAGTTTCAATCTTGGGAATAATTATTCTTTCTGGTATTTCCGTCTCTGCTGCCATTTTGCTACTAGAATTAATCCTTACTAAGCGACAGGAAGGTGTACCCAGAGCCGAAGCCATCCGCCAAGCTGGACCAGTGCGACTCAAAGCCATCTTTATGACCACCCTAACCACCATGATTGTGATTGTCCGATTGGCATTTTATCCCGAAACGGGCATGGATGCCTATTCTCCCATTGCCACAGTGATTTTGGGTGGACTGACTGTTTCTACTCTGCTGACTTTAATAGTGATTCCCATTGTTTATACCTTAGTTGATGACATTACTCAGGGATTAGCTATGTTTAAAAGGAGGCGATCGCCTAAATCGGTTACTGAGTTACAATAA
- a CDS encoding FixH family protein, with protein MKKLILILLPLSLLAIACSPAQSDTNVTFTASTEKAQNKQANTATVNLVSPEPQTEIPMGEAEMILEVVDSNGEPVKVETLDVSATMPMDGMEDMIGNVEVTPADEPGRFKATTYFGMQGTWNIVASVKDPQYQANQEFTFEVK; from the coding sequence ATGAAAAAACTAATCTTAATTCTACTTCCCCTAAGTTTACTCGCGATCGCCTGTAGTCCCGCTCAAAGTGATACTAATGTTACTTTTACTGCTTCAACGGAAAAGGCACAAAATAAACAAGCCAATACAGCTACCGTAAATTTAGTTAGTCCCGAACCCCAAACAGAAATCCCTATGGGTGAAGCCGAGATGATTTTAGAAGTGGTAGATAGCAATGGCGAACCAGTAAAAGTAGAAACCTTAGATGTCAGCGCGACTATGCCAATGGACGGCATGGAAGACATGATTGGCAACGTAGAAGTTACACCAGCAGACGAACCTGGTCGTTTTAAAGCGACTACCTATTTTGGAATGCAGGGAACTTGGAATATAGTTGCCAGCGTGAAAGATCCTCAATATCAAGCGAACCAAGAATTTACTTTTGAAGTGAAATAG
- a CDS encoding multicopper oxidase family protein, whose protein sequence is MVKINRRQFIALGAAGVGTALVGHWLGQETISSQPLPSSSASAFGVYQSRDGLLELDIIAKENPVNLAGRQAYLLTYNGQVPAPRLEAQPGDKVRLHFTNNLSQPTNIHYHGLHIPVTGNADNVFLHIKPGEKLTYEFQIPPNHPAGTFWYHPHLHGLVAEQLFGGLAGLFIVRGQLDEIPEVKAAKEEFLVLQDFAVDNNGRLINSAHMSLMMGREGDIITANGQVNPSLSLPEQRLLRLRILNASPSRFYRLSLENHSFYQIATDGGALNEPIEVNELLLIPGQRAEVLIKGDRQPGQYRLLNLPYDRGGMGMMGGGMMGRNNRDEPIVLVTISYEDQGQSLSIPTQLASISALPEPQTVRSFELNHGMNPAVGMAFLINGEAYNHDRLDTQVQLDTVEDWEITNTGMMDHPFHVHNNAFQVISRNGQPESLLAWRDTVLVPRGETVRIRIPFRDFTGKTVYHCHVLDHEDLGMMGNLMINA, encoded by the coding sequence ATGGTTAAAATTAACCGTCGCCAGTTTATTGCATTAGGTGCTGCTGGTGTAGGGACAGCTTTAGTAGGTCATTGGTTAGGTCAAGAAACTATTTCTAGTCAACCTTTACCCTCTTCATCTGCTAGTGCATTCGGTGTCTATCAGAGTCGAGATGGGTTATTAGAGTTAGACATTATAGCTAAAGAAAATCCCGTAAATTTGGCTGGGAGACAAGCATATTTATTAACCTATAACGGACAAGTCCCCGCACCTCGCCTGGAAGCCCAACCAGGAGATAAGGTTCGCCTTCACTTTACTAATAATCTCTCTCAACCGACTAATATTCATTATCACGGCTTGCACATTCCCGTTACGGGTAATGCGGATAATGTTTTTCTTCATATCAAACCAGGAGAAAAACTAACTTACGAATTTCAGATACCACCCAATCATCCAGCGGGAACGTTTTGGTATCATCCCCACCTGCATGGTTTAGTTGCCGAACAATTATTTGGTGGTTTGGCAGGTTTGTTTATCGTGCGTGGTCAGTTAGATGAAATTCCCGAAGTTAAAGCAGCAAAAGAAGAGTTTTTGGTACTGCAAGACTTTGCTGTGGATAATAATGGCAGACTAATCAATTCAGCGCATATGTCCCTGATGATGGGAAGAGAAGGTGACATAATTACCGCTAACGGACAAGTAAATCCCAGTCTTTCTTTACCCGAACAAAGATTATTGCGCTTGCGGATTCTTAATGCCTCTCCTTCCCGTTTTTATCGACTCTCTTTAGAAAATCATTCTTTTTATCAAATTGCTACTGACGGAGGTGCGTTAAACGAACCTATAGAAGTTAACGAATTACTACTGATACCAGGACAACGAGCCGAAGTTTTAATTAAAGGCGATCGCCAACCTGGGCAATACCGCTTACTAAACTTACCTTACGATCGCGGTGGTATGGGTATGATGGGTGGTGGCATGATGGGCAGAAACAACCGCGATGAACCCATAGTTTTAGTAACGATTAGCTACGAAGACCAAGGACAGTCTCTTTCAATCCCAACCCAACTTGCTTCAATTTCTGCCTTGCCAGAACCTCAGACAGTAAGAAGCTTTGAACTCAATCATGGCATGAATCCCGCCGTGGGCATGGCTTTTCTAATCAATGGTGAAGCTTATAATCACGATCGCCTCGATACTCAAGTACAACTAGATACAGTAGAAGATTGGGAAATCACTAATACGGGAATGATGGATCATCCCTTCCACGTTCACAATAATGCTTTTCAAGTAATTAGTCGTAACGGACAGCCAGAATCATTACTGGCTTGGCGAGATACGGTGCTAGTGCCTAGAGGTGAAACTGTTCGCATTCGCATTCCCTTTAGAGATTTTACAGGTAAAACCGTGTATCACTGTCATGTTCTCGACCACGAGGATTTGGGCATGATGGGCAATTTGATGATTAATGCTTAG
- a CDS encoding class I SAM-dependent methyltransferase — MSKEINIKSATTSTPGWYQRFFAWLLAHGNAKYEAEMSDRKRELFADLHGNVLEIGPGTGPNLRYYPSDIHWTGVEPNSYMYPYLQQEAERLGLDINIKSGTAERLDAEDNSIDAVVSTLVLCSVENLSSVLQEILRVLKPDGQFFFLEHVAAPRRTGLRRIQNWIQPVWTVLGDGCHPNRETWVALENAGFERVDYQHFRANVPVIVSPQIIGVAVKKKA; from the coding sequence ATGAGTAAAGAAATAAACATCAAATCTGCTACTACATCTACTCCAGGCTGGTATCAACGGTTCTTTGCTTGGCTATTGGCTCATGGTAATGCTAAATATGAAGCAGAAATGAGCGATCGCAAGCGTGAACTGTTTGCCGATCTGCACGGCAATGTCCTAGAGATTGGACCTGGTACTGGACCTAATCTGCGTTACTATCCAAGCGATATTCATTGGACTGGAGTTGAGCCTAACTCATATATGTATCCCTATCTTCAGCAAGAAGCAGAGCGACTGGGATTAGACATTAACATCAAAAGTGGAACTGCCGAACGATTGGATGCTGAAGACAATAGCATTGATGCGGTAGTCAGCACGCTAGTTTTGTGTTCGGTAGAGAATCTATCTTCTGTACTGCAAGAAATTCTTCGGGTACTTAAACCAGACGGACAATTTTTCTTTCTCGAACACGTAGCTGCACCACGGAGAACGGGACTGCGACGAATTCAAAACTGGATACAGCCTGTCTGGACAGTTCTGGGCGATGGTTGTCATCCCAATCGCGAAACTTGGGTCGCATTAGAAAATGCAGGATTTGAGCGAGTCGATTACCAGCATTTTCGGGCAAATGTTCCAGTAATTGTCAGTCCTCAGATTATTGGTGTGGCAGTTAAGAAGAAGGCATAA